AATACTCTCAGATAAGTAATTAACAATGTCATCAGCGGTTACATAATCAATACTCTCTAATCCAATAGCGTGAAAGTGAGACACCCATTTTTTCTGTCTATAATGGGGATACTTATATAAGTTTTCCCTATCTGCTTCAAACATTCTGAGGATAAAGACAAGTTTTTGATACTCACTTATTATTTGTTGATCACTTCCAATTTCTCTTAAATAAGGATCTCTATTCATTTCAAGACGATTAAAGACATTAAATATAGCTTCATCTCTTTTAAGATAAATATTTATCTCTCCCAAAAAAGGAAAGAAAGTCTTAAGGAGACGATACTTCGCTTTTATCTTTTTTATTTGTAAAGTCGTAGGAGGCTCTAGAAGTTGAATAGAGATGTCGAGATCGCTAATTCCAACAACAAGTGTTCTTAAAAAGTAGCTATTTCTTACCCAAACATTAGCTCCAATCTGAGAGAAACTATAACAGGCAATTTTCTCTGCAATGAAATAAGGAAAATAAAATAATCCTCTAAGACAGGAGCTATCTAATAAATGAAATATTCTCTTAAGGTTTAAAGTATCCATAGTAGAGTTTACTCTTCATTCTCATTCGCTGAATCAGAGAAAACATAGAAGTATTTTTTAGGAACTTTTTCGTTAATAGAATTAAACCAATTTGAGAATTCATTTGGAAAGATTGAAGTGATATCTTTCCCTCTTCTTTGATCATATTGTAGGAAAAAGTTCTTAAAATCTATTTCAAGAATTCGTCTATCAATCGACTTATGATGAGGTTTCTCGGCCTTAGATAGATAATGAGAAAGTCTCTCAAGTGACTCTATTTCATGCTCTAACAATTCTTTTGTATGCTCTGTTGTCCACTTTTTAAGAGACCTAGAGAAATTTTCTCTCATTTCCTCAGGAAGAGTCAGGCAAGACATGAAGGCCGGGAATCTCAAAATATTTAATGTAAACGTTACTGTCTTATTTGAAAGCTTCTTCCACTTTAGGATTTGATCTAAGAACTCAGTCATTCTAAACATACTTAAAGCATTAATAGTCATCATGATATTAACAGACCTAAAACCAGATTCTAGAATCATTTTTTCAACATTTCGACAAAAGTAATCATACTTAAGTCCATCTCTAATATACTCAGCGTGTTCACCAATTGTTTCACAGCTCGTATAGAGGTCGAAGCCTTCAATTTTCTTACTATGTTCAATTAATTTATTAATCAATGTTTCAGGAACACCTAAATTCGAGTTAGTAGCAAAAGAAAAATTTGGCTTTTCATCAATTATCTTTTGTAGCAATTTCCAAAATTGCTGACTCAAAAGAGGCTCACCACCAGTGACCCTCAATTCCTGAAGAGACTTTGAAAGTCTTGGCCACCATCTCCAGAATGCTCCAAGAACAGGATTCTGCTCTTCATTTTCCCACTTAAAATCTTTATCTGCATTATGATTAAAGGCCTTAGTATCTCCATGAATAAGATTAACAAAAGGTCCCTTCTGTCTCATTTCCTGCGCCCATCTTGAACTAAAGCTAGAGTTGCAATATGAACAAGCAAAATTACAATTTCGATCAAAGGAAATTTCTAATGTTTTAAGATCTATATCTTTTTGAGAACCCAGTTCCTTAAGGCCCAATATCTCCATGTCATCATAGATAATGCTCTTATAGACACGATCACTGACAACATCATCTCCGAGATCTTCCAACGTCCAGCAATATTCACAGCCCTTTGGCCTCTCCCCATCAAGCATCTGACGACGCTGTTCTTTCTTTTCTTTGGTATTATGTATTGCCGACGGATTCGTTTTAATTTCTTCTAAATCAATCTGATGAAAAGGAGGATGATGGCAACTAGTGGTTCCACCCATTCCCAGCCAGATTGTCGCATTGTACCATTTTGCTCCACACACTGTTGGAGATACTTTGTCGAGAATACTCCACCGGTAATTTAAATGTTTTTCACGCTCATCACTCATGGCACCAAACCTAACCTATATTTTCATATATTTAGTATGCCATAACTTAGATATTATTCCTTGAAAAATTCGCCCATTTTGACAATACTGCGCTATTTACTTAACATATTATTAAATACTTATTAGATAGGAAATCACTATGAGCACATTTGAAAATATCAAGATTAAATTCCAAGAAGAAATTGTAAGCCGTAAAAATGAAAACGGTTCTGTTATTTTGATGAAAATGGATAACTCTGACGTATTCTTTAAAGTTGATGGGATAGCAGCAGAGATCTACAAAGAACTTGAAAAAGGAAAGCCTCTTTCTGAGATCTTTACATCTCTAACTGAAAAATTTCCAGGAAAAGAAGATCAAATAACAAATGACATTAACTCTCTATTAAAGAAAATGAGAGACTATAACCTTCTATGCGCATAAAGAAGGCCACCTTAATTCGGCAAAGAGATGTTTCTAGCTGGACTAGTTGCCAAACCATTACTCAGAATCTTTACGATCTCTACGCGGGTCTAGCGGAGATTCAAATTCAAAATACTTTAGAATTAAGTGATAGTGATCCTTTTTCTACTTTTGAAAAGGGATATGAACTCTCTCAACTTGAGTCAGACTTATTAGTTTTTATTGATCACTTCCCTTGTCCCGCAACTATTATTAAATCATTTTCTAAATATATTACTTCCAAGAAAAGACCAGACATTATCATTCACATATTTGGAGACTTTACTCTTCAAGCTGCTGAATGGTTAAGTGCAGAAGAGCAGCTCAAAGAGTTTAATATCAAGTTTATTTGCGCTTCAGATGCTCAAGCGAATTTACTAAATAAGTTATTGAATAACCCTAAGAATATTGAGTCACACTTTTTTCCATTGAGAGATGGTGCCCATCATTTCTCACAAGAAATGAGAGAATCCACGAGAGAAAGACTTAAGATCCACGAGAATGAGCTCGTCTTTATTTACACCGGCCGCCTTAGTATGCAGAAGAATGTCATTGAACTTATATCAATGATGAATGAGCTCAAGAGAACTTTTCAATTAAAGTTTAAGCTTTTAGTCGCTGGTCCATTTGATGACCTTGGTATTCCCTATATCGGACAATATTCTCAAGAAGGCGCTTATTGTACTCGCTGGATGAAACAAGTTCCAAACGTTGATTTTGTTCATTATCTAGGAAGTCTAGACTCTAATGAACTTCACCAATACTACTGCGCCTCAGATTGCTTTATTAGTTTAAGCACTCACAATGACGAAGACTTTGGAATGTCTCCCTGCGAGGCCGGAGCAACTGGACTTCCACTTATCCTCACTAACTGGGGTGGATACTCTAGTTTTAAGAAATACTTTTCAAAAACTTATCTTGTTGAAACGACATTTAACAGTACAAACTCTTCCCGTCCTTCGCCTGACAAGAAAAGCTTATTTAAGACAGTAATAAACTTTATAGAAAATTTTAGTCCTAAAGAAAGAAAACAAATAGAAGAATGCTCTTTGAACATCATGAGGAAAAACTTAAAGAACTCAATAATAGAACTTGAAACTTCTCCATTCAATGGGTTTACTGAGCTCATGACAAAAGTAGGTGCAAGGTTTAGCGCAACGAAAAATTCACCATTCTCAGGAGTCAGAGGCAATTACTCAGACCTCTATTATGATCTATATGACAGCTATATTGAAGTAGAGAAGAAAGATGTTTAATCAAACCGCTGATGAAATTTACTTATTAAATACTATCGATAGATGGAGAAATTTAATTGATAATCAAGAAGATTATGAAGATATTCACACAGCTAATGCTCAAGATTATATGTCTTCACTCAATCCTATATTTCTCAGCGCTTTTAAAAATCTAGAATCTTTAAATAACTTCTCTTTTATTCAGTCAAGAGATGGAATAATGGACCTGATTCACTTTTTTAATCTCTATAGAGAGCCTCACAATACACTAACTAAAATACTTATTCGAAGAAGTTTCTCTCATATTGTTCCAAATAGCTGGCTTCCTAACATCATCTTTTATACCGATACAGTTACAACAAAAATTGACAGAAATATTGATACATTTGTTTATGTTAGCGCCTTTAGAAATAGCTCAATTAATGAAGAAAATCTTCAGAAGATAGCAAATGACTATAATATAAAGAGATTATTTATTTGTGGAGAAGCTCTTCCTAAAAAATCTGATATTTTTCATAGTGAAGTTTCTACTTGCGAAAGAATATTCAATTTAAAATCTAAGTACTTGTCTTATAAAGATATTTTTAGTTTTTCCGAAAAAAATAGTATCGTCTATGAAGACCAATATTCAAATATTATGTTTTCAAAATCATTTCTAAGTAGAATTTTAATTATAAATGGAATACTTCCTATTAATTATGAATATCAGCAAGTGGACGTATTTAAAGACAGTCCACACTCCGGGATAAAGATTGCAGATATAGAAAAAAGGGAATTTGATCCATTAGAAATATACCAATGGCTAGATGAGAACAATAGAGAGTACAAGCTAAGTGATTACTATGAGCAATTAAATAATGTAAATAATACGAGAAGATTCTACTTTGATTCTGCTTATCAATTTTCTAAATCTCTACTTGAAAATAAGAATATTTTTTATCGTTAAATCTCACTTAATTCAGGACGACAATTAAGGAGATAACTCTTTATTCCTTCGACAACATCTCCATCGAAAATGACTTGCCCCATATGTAACACGAGAACCCTATTGCAAATTTCTCGAATATTTTCTAAATCATGACTAATAAAAATTACGGCGCCGGAAAGAGCGATCATTTTCTTCACCCTCTGAGCAACTTTCGTACTAAAGAAAGTATCTGCCCCATCGAAGACCTCATCTAAAATGAGTAGGTCTGAAGGCGTTGAAGAAATCGCTGATAAGAATGTTCTGGCCTTCATTCCTTTTGAATAATTTTTAAAAGGAGTGTCAATAAACTCTTCGATCTCACTAAAGGAGACTGCGTCGTCTACAATTTTCCTCTTCTCCTCTTTTGACAAGTTGGTATAAAGTAGGTGTACCAGAATCTCTATATTTTCTCTTCCCGTAAGTTCAGGAAAGGCTCCAACATTTGTATTTAAAATAGCTTTAACATCTGAAGTTTTTACAAAATTATTCTTCTTCCCCATTCCTGCAATTTGTCGACACAGAGTAGACTTACCACTTCCATTTACTCCAAGAATTCCGACACGATCCCCTTCAAATATTTCAAGATTAATTGAGTCTAATACATGATTAACTTGTTTTTTCTGAGTCAAGAATTTGATCGGTGAGCTAAGAGCTTCAACAAAGATCTGTCTAAAATCTTTATTATTGTGATAAAACTTCATATCATAATTGAAAGAAAAATTTTCAATCTTAACTATAGTTCTCCTAAAGGACTGCATATATTTCGTCCTTCATTTTTTGCCAGAACAAAAAACCAAAAATAAAGCTTCCTACTCCTAATATCGTTGCAATAAGAAATGGTTGAACAAGAGAAGTATTTGAAAAATTATTAAGAATCAATTGAAAAGGTCGAATCATAATATAATAAGGATTTATTTCAACAAATACCTTTGCCCATGACGGAACCATCTCAACAGGATAGAAAATAGGTGTTAATAAATACATCAAGCCATTAACAAAATTTATAAAGTACTGCGTATCTCTAAAAAAAACATG
The sequence above is a segment of the Halobacteriovorax sp. JY17 genome. Coding sequences within it:
- a CDS encoding twitch domain-containing radical SAM protein; protein product: MSDEREKHLNYRWSILDKVSPTVCGAKWYNATIWLGMGGTTSCHHPPFHQIDLEEIKTNPSAIHNTKEKKEQRRQMLDGERPKGCEYCWTLEDLGDDVVSDRVYKSIIYDDMEILGLKELGSQKDIDLKTLEISFDRNCNFACSYCNSSFSSRWAQEMRQKGPFVNLIHGDTKAFNHNADKDFKWENEEQNPVLGAFWRWWPRLSKSLQELRVTGGEPLLSQQFWKLLQKIIDEKPNFSFATNSNLGVPETLINKLIEHSKKIEGFDLYTSCETIGEHAEYIRDGLKYDYFCRNVEKMILESGFRSVNIMMTINALSMFRMTEFLDQILKWKKLSNKTVTFTLNILRFPAFMSCLTLPEEMRENFSRSLKKWTTEHTKELLEHEIESLERLSHYLSKAEKPHHKSIDRRILEIDFKNFFLQYDQRRGKDITSIFPNEFSNWFNSINEKVPKKYFYVFSDSANENEE
- a CDS encoding PqqD family protein, with product MSTFENIKIKFQEEIVSRKNENGSVILMKMDNSDVFFKVDGIAAEIYKELEKGKPLSEIFTSLTEKFPGKEDQITNDINSLLKKMRDYNLLCA
- a CDS encoding glycosyltransferase family 4 protein; translated protein: MRIKKATLIRQRDVSSWTSCQTITQNLYDLYAGLAEIQIQNTLELSDSDPFSTFEKGYELSQLESDLLVFIDHFPCPATIIKSFSKYITSKKRPDIIIHIFGDFTLQAAEWLSAEEQLKEFNIKFICASDAQANLLNKLLNNPKNIESHFFPLRDGAHHFSQEMRESTRERLKIHENELVFIYTGRLSMQKNVIELISMMNELKRTFQLKFKLLVAGPFDDLGIPYIGQYSQEGAYCTRWMKQVPNVDFVHYLGSLDSNELHQYYCASDCFISLSTHNDEDFGMSPCEAGATGLPLILTNWGGYSSFKKYFSKTYLVETTFNSTNSSRPSPDKKSLFKTVINFIENFSPKERKQIEECSLNIMRKNLKNSIIELETSPFNGFTELMTKVGARFSATKNSPFSGVRGNYSDLYYDLYDSYIEVEKKDV
- a CDS encoding ATP-binding cassette domain-containing protein, translated to MKFYHNNKDFRQIFVEALSSPIKFLTQKKQVNHVLDSINLEIFEGDRVGILGVNGSGKSTLCRQIAGMGKKNNFVKTSDVKAILNTNVGAFPELTGRENIEILVHLLYTNLSKEEKRKIVDDAVSFSEIEEFIDTPFKNYSKGMKARTFLSAISSTPSDLLILDEVFDGADTFFSTKVAQRVKKMIALSGAVIFISHDLENIREICNRVLVLHMGQVIFDGDVVEGIKSYLLNCRPELSEI